Within Massilia litorea, the genomic segment TACCTGAACTGGGCGCTGACCCTGATCGCCATCGTCGTCGTGCCCCTGACCGCCGTCATCGTGCGCACCACGACCGGACGCCTGCGCCGCCTGAACCGCGAGAACCAGCGCGTGACGGCGGAGATGACGCAGGTGGTCGAGGAAGCCACGCGCGGCCACCAGGTGATCCGCGTGTTCGCCGGCGAACGCTACGAGCGCAAGCGCTTCGAGCAGCGCAGCGAAGCCCTGCGCGGCTTCTCGCAGCGCATGACGGTCGCCTTTGCCGCCACCACCCCGATCACGCAGGTCGCCACTGCGGTGGCGGTCTCGGTGGTGATCGTGATGGCGATCCGTTCCGACATGACGGTGGGCGAGTTCACCAACTTCACGACCATGATGCTGATGCTGCTCACGCCCCTGAAATCGCTGGCCGAAGTCAACGGCCCGATGCAGCGCGGGATCGCGGCGGCGGAAACCGTGTTCTCGATGGTCGATGCGCCGGTCGAACAGGACTCCGGCACCCGCGTGCTCGGGCGCGCCGCCGGGCGCCTGCAGTTCGAGGGCGTGACCTTTACCTATCCGGGCGCGCACGCGCCGGCGCTGTCGAACGTCTCGCTCGAGGTGGAGCCGGGCCAGACCGTCGCCCTGGTCGGCGTCTCGGGCGGCGGCAAGTCGACCTTCGTGAACCTGGTCACGCGTTTCTACGATCCGCAGGCTGGGCGCATCCTGCTCGACGGCGTGCCCTATGAGGAGCTGGCGCTGGCCAGCCTGCGCGCGCAGCTGGCGATGGTCAGCCAGAACGTGGTCCTGTTCGACGACACCCTGGCCGCCAACATCGCCTACGGCGCCGAGCGCATCGACTACGAGCGGCTGGCGGCGGCAGTCAAAGCTGCGCACCTGACCGACGTGGTAGCCAGGCTGCCCGAAGGCGTCGATTCGATGATCGGCGAGAACGGCATGCGCCTCTCCGGCGGCCAGCGCCAGCGCGTGGCGATCGCGCGCGCGATCTACAAGGATGCGCCGCTGCTGATCCTGGACGAGGCGACGTCCGCGCTCGACAACGAGTCCGAACGCGCCGTCCAGGCGGCGCTCGACACGCTGATGGCGGGCCGTACCACGCTGGTGATCGCGCACCGCCTGTCGACCATCGAGCGTGCCGACCGCATCGTCGTGCTGGAAGGTGGACGGATCGCCGAGCAGGGCACGCACGACGAGCTGCTGGCGGCCAACGGCATGTATGCGAGTCTCTATCGCCTGCAGTTCGCCGCGACCGTCAGCGCTTAAAACCGGCGCAGCCCGTTTGCAAGATTGGTAAACAGGTTGGCGAAGCGGTAGAAGGTTTTATAGGCGAAGCGCTTCAGACCCAGCAGCGTGCCCTTTTCGCGCTGGTTGCGCACGTCGATCCCGATCACGGAGTCCTCGTGCGTCGGGTACACCCCGTGCGGCACGATGGCGTGAATCAGCTCGCCATGGTCGAAGGTGTATTTCAGGAACAGGTCGATCGGCGCCCGGATCGTGGCCGCATGCTCCAGCAGCCGCTGCGCGCCACGCGGGGTGATCACATAGCCGGTCATGCACATGCCGACGTCGAGCTGTTTCACGAGGCTGAAACGCTCGCCCTTGTCCGAGGTGAGAACCGTGTGCTTTTCCAGCGGCTCGAGGCGCACGAACGAGACCCGGTCGGCGAAGCGCTCGAGATAGGCCAGGCCCGCTTCGAAATCCGGCGTCAGCTGGAAATCGTCTTCCAGCACCACGATCGGCTCGCCCAGCGCCACGCATTTTTCCCACGCCAGCAGGTGGCTCACGTAGCAACCCAGTTCGCCGGGAGCGGCCTTGCGCCGCCGGTGCACCAGGAAGCTTTTTTCGTCGTAGCGTTGCAGATAGGGGTGGTGGTCGACGCGGCCGTCGACGGCGTCGATGAAGGCGAAAGGCAGCTTGCGCTCGCCGAGCTTCTGCGCCACGAGGGCGCGCCGCTCGAGGCTGGACGGAAGACTGATAACGAATATTTTCAAGATAAGCCTGTAGGGATGCGACATGGAAGGGTCCGGAGCGCGCACGCGATCCGGACCAACCCGAATGTTACATCATCGGCCGCGCAGGGCGTTCGGCAGAACCGCCCTGTACCAGCCGGGGAGGGCCTCAGCGCGCGTAATGCGCCGCTTCCCCCACCATCGCGCCGTCGTCGACCGCGTGCTCCTCGAGCGCATGCAGGTAGCGTCCCAGCGCGTCGTCGAGCGAAGGCAGCAGCATGCCGCGTTCGCTGCCCAGGGCCGAGTAGTGCGGACGCACCGCCACGTAGCCCAGCTCCGTCGCTGGACGTTCCTGCAGGGTGCGCGGATCGACGCCGGCCACCGCGCAGGCCTTGCGCGCCAGCTCGGCCCAGGTCACGGCTTCGCCATTGGAGAGGTGCCAGACGCCGCGCTCGCGGTCGATCAGCAGGTCGAGGCTGACGTTCACCAGGTCCGGCACATAGGTCGGGGTCACCACCAGGTCGTTCGAGGCCGTGAACGGCTGGCCGGCCTTCAGCGCCGCCAGGGCCTGGGTGACGAAGTTGTGCTTGTCCCAGGGACCGAAGAAGGAACTGGTGCGGATCACGAGTGCCTGCGGATCGGCTTCCAGCACGCGGCGCTCGGACTCGGCCTTGCTGCGGCCGTAGACGCCCAGCGGCGCCACCGGATCGGATTCGACATAGGGCGTGTCCTTGGCGCCGTCGAATACCAGGTCGCTCGAGAAGGTCATGAAGCGCAGCGCGTGGCGGATGCAGGCCAGGGCCAGCACCGTCGGGCCGTGCGTGTTCCCGTCCATGCAGCCCTCGACATCGAGTTCGGCTTCGTCGACGCGCACATAGCCGCCGGCGTTGATGATCGCCCAGGGTTTGAAGCGCTGGATCGCCGCTTCGACCGAGGCCGGGTCGGTGATGTCCATCTCCTGGCGCGTCAGCACGTGGTGCGCCAGGTTGCGCCGCTCGCAGATGCGGGCAAAGGCCGAACCGAGGGTGCCGGTGGCGCCCGTGATCAGGATCGGCTGCACGTGGTTCGATTTGAACTGGCTGCGCACCGCGATGTCGGCCACCGCCGTGCGCGTGGCGACCGGCTTGCAGAAGAAGCGGCCCGGCCGGCGCCACCAGCCCTGGCCCTGCAGCACCGGGTTCGACAGCGGACGGCCGCTGGCCAGTTCGCGCATCATGTTGGCGAGCGCCGTCGGCCGCGGTTGCGGACCGCGCACGTCGAACGGACCCGGCTCATAATAGCCGCGCCATTCGGTGACCAGGCAGTTCCAGTCGTAGGAGCCGAGCAGCGCCCAGACCGTGACGGCGCGGATGTCGGCGCCGGCCGCCTTGGCCTTGCCGGCGGCGTTCCAGATCTCGAGCAGCCAGCGCAGCTGGTCTTCGCGGTTGGCGTCGATGTGGGCTTCGGTGACCGCGATTGGCAGGCCGTAGCGCTCCCAGGTTTCCATCAGCAGCGGGCCGATGCCGGGCGTCGGCGTGGCCAGCGCGCGCGGGGTCTCGATGTCGGCATGCAGGTGGCCGTCGTAAGTGTGGACGCGGTCCTGCGGATAGCGTTCGGTGCGGTGGTCGAGCCAGCGCTCGCTGGTGGCATAGTAGTTGGCGCCGATGATGTCGGGCGGGCAGGGATTCTCGCGGAACCAGAGCAGTTCTTCCGCCGTGGCCTCGGCCCCCATCAGGTAGTCCCACAGCTTGTGTTCGGGATCGACCTTCCCGCACAGGATGTCCCAGGCCAGCCAGCGCCGTTCGTTGAAGAAGTTCGCCAGCCAGGCCATCTCGGGCGTGCCGTAGGTTTTCGAGAGGTCGTCGGTCTGCACCAGTTTGGCGTCCGGGTTGACGGCGCGGATCGCGCGCATCGACAACACGGTGGCCTTGCATTGATGGAGAAGGGCGCGCACGAAAGTCGCGTGGCTCTTTCCGTGCGGGTACCAGACGCCGGCCAGACCGGAAAAGCGCGCCGTCGTCAGGATTTCGTTGACGGGGGTGTAGTACTCGACCCAGGGGTAGCGCTGGGCTACCGCGCCGGCGTACTCGGCGAGCTTTTCGGGGAAGGCCGGATCGACCAGACTCGTATGTTCGGGACCGCTGCCATGGTGGATCAGTCCGACGATGGGGGTGACGCCCAGGCGCTGCAGCGCGGGCAGGCGGGCGTCGGACCAGGACCAGTCGGCGCTGTCGATGCCGTCCGGAGCGGTGCGCTCCCACAGGACTGGATAACGGATCGCCTTGATGCCGAGCGAGGCGAAGCGTTCGATGTCTTCCACGCGGTCTGCGTGGCCATTGCGTTCCATTTGACTGAAGTAATTGTCGCGTACACGATTGACCGTGCATTCAAGGCCGCCCCAAAGCGCCAGCTCGGTTGCGGTCTCAGGCTGGATCTGCTTGTCGATGTTCATGAGAAATACCTACTATTTATGAAACAGGCCCTAGACTAACGGTCCTGCGCAGCCTGTTATGTGAAACGGCGAACATATAAGAGACATTTCGGACTAGTCCTACTTTTTGGCTTCGTATCCATTTCCTCTGCTAAATATCTGCTAACTGCTGCGAAACCGTGCGCTTCTGTTTCCACGAGGCGCGCAAAATTGTTGGCAAGATTGTTTGTTCAGCAATTCCGTCAAAACGCTTTCTGGAGCGCTTGTATGTACATGGTGTACTGGACCATTATTGAGGAAACCGACTGCCGTCCACACGCCCAGGGTTTCGGCACCGAGGAGATGGTCAAGGCGATGGGCTTCATGGAAGACTTGCGGCGGCGCCAGCGCGAAGGCGAGGGCGTGCGCTTCATCACGATGTGTTCGGAACATCCGGATGTGGTGGGGCATCCGGGGGTGGATGTGACGGGGCCGGATTACGACTGGAAGAAGCGGCGGCGGTGAGGCGGGGTGAACCCATGTTCGGAATCGTTGGGTCGGATGATGACGGCTGGCTCCGTGATCCAGGTCGCCCCCGGCCGCTTGCGGAGTCTCATTTCACACTGCCGCTCATGGCGGCAGCTTGAGGCCCCTCCGCGTTGCCCGGCATCCAGCCAAACACGTCGTCGCTGAGACCGATATCGATGAGGAAGAGGTAGGGCGGTTCCCGCGTCCAGCAGCCTTCATTGCACTTCAGCCGGAAAGTCATGCCATACAGCTTGGGGATGCGCAGGGTTGCCTCCTGTGCGTAGCCCGGTTCGAACATCCTTGCATACAGCCGCTTCCTGCCCTCCGGGGACAAGTCGAACCAAACGCTGTCGTTTTTCTCCCAGGGTTCCCAGCCGCCTGCCTTGAACTGGTTCTGCAGGTTGTCGAGCACGGCCACGGCCTCGAAAGGTAGCGCATCGAGCATCGGCGACGTTGCAAGCGTAGCGACAACATTCCGCTGGTAGCTCAGCGCAGCAAACTTAGTCGGGGGCAGGGTGAACCCATGTTTGGAATCGTTGAGGCGGATGATGACCGCCGGCTCGGTGACCCAGGTCGCACCCCAGCCGCTGTCGGCATCCGGGATATTGGATCGCGCCAGGACTGGGAAGGTGGAGTCTTTCACCACCCCTTCGAAGGATTGCCCGGGTCTGAAAGAGAGGAGGGTCGGTTCAGATGTGCCAGAACGCCACCAGAAGGCGGTGAGGATGAGGCACGATGACATGACGAGGAATCGATACCAGCCTTTCATGCGACGCCTCCGCCAGCGGCGATCGCCCGGATCGACGCCTCGACATAGGGACGCTCGGGACTGTTCAGGAGCTGGCCGAATCGCTTTGCTGCCTGCTTCACGAACTGCATGCGCTCCTCAGCGACCCACAGCTTTGCGTCTTTGTTCTGTGGAAACCAAGCAGTAAAGCCTGTCCTGGCCCGGCACTCGGCCGACAAAGTCAGCTTTATCTCCTCATGGTCGCCAGTCGGAAATCCGGTTGCCCAGGCATACTGGTTCGTGGCAAGCAATTTCTGCAGCACGAGATCGTTGTACATGATCTTTTGTGGGATGTTCACCTGCTCATGTCGCGCGATATGCTCGACGCTCTCGCGGATGCTTCCCGCTCCGGGGAAAAGCTGGCGGACATCGAGCGCTCGTTGGCAATGTCCGGTGCCGGCATGCTGACTCGGCGATAGCGCGACTTCATTGCACGCTGCTGCCCGTGAGTGCCTTTTCGGGCAGCGTCCAACGCAGCGGTTGACCTGGCTTCCAGCCATATACGTCATCGCCGAGGCCGATATCGATGAGAAAAAGGTACGGCGGTTCTCGCGTCCAGCAACCTTCAGTACATTTCAGCCGGAAAATCATTCCGTAAAGATTAGGAACACGCAAATCGGTCGATTCCATGTATCCCGGCCTGAACATCCGCGCATAAAGCCTCTTCTTTCCTTCCGGAGTCAGGTCGAACCAGGTGCTGTCGTTCCGCGCCCAGGGTTCCCAGCCCCCTGCCTTGAACTGATTCTGCAGATTTTCCAGGATGGCAACGGCCTCGTCGAAAGGCAGTGGGTCGAGCATCGGCGAGGTGGCAAGGGTGATCGCCTGGTTTTCCGAAAAGCTGAGGGCGGCGAATTTAGTAGGCGGGAGCGTGAACCCATGTTTCGGATCGGTGAACCGGACAATCACGGATGGTTCCGTGACCCAGATCGCACCGAACTTGTTTCCGTCCCAGTCGTCTCTGGGGCGGTTTGAGCGCTTCAGCGCTGGATAGCTGGAATCTCTGACGACCTGCTCGAAAGTCTGGCCAAGGCGAAAGGCCAGGACGGTCGGCTCAGGAGGGCGAGCATGCCAGCAGATGGCCGTAGCGATAAGGCCGGCGAGTATGGCAATGCGTTGATAGCTGCGCCTCATGCGACACCTCCGCCAGCGGAGATCGCACGGATAGATGCTTCGACGTAAGGGCGTTCGGCGCCGTGCAAGAGAGCATGAAATTGTCTGGCGGCGGTCAGCACGAACTGCATGCGCTGCTCGACCACCCACAGCTCCGCATTCTTGTTTCGGGAAAACCAGGAAGTGAAGCCCTGCTTGGCCCGGCACTCGGCCGACAGGGTCAGCTTGATCTCCTCGTAGTCACCAGTTGGAAATTCAATCGCCCAGGCATATTGGTTCATTGCGAGTAATCGCTGTAAGACGGGATCGTTGTACATAATCCTCTGCAAAATATTGACTTGCTCATGCTGGGCAAGCTGATCAACGCTTCGCTTCAGGTCGCCTGAATTGATGAGTCGGAATCCTTCCTTAATCTCGGCAAATGGCGTCCCAAACCGAAGCGTGTTCCTGTTGACCGCCCAATGCACCGGATACTTATCGTTCTGCCGCTTGGCAAGATAGGTATTGAACTCCTCCCATCCCCGCTCCATGAAAAACCTGTGCAGCGGATAAATATCCAAAAACAGGTGCGCATTCCCGAAGCCCAGCTTGCGGTACATGTACTGTGCCGCTGCCTCCGTGGTGGACTGCACCATGGTCGATGCCCCGGCGCCGGGATACGCGGCGAAGGCCCGCCCCACCTGCTCGCGCACGCGGCGGTTCTTTTCGCTGAGCTCGGCAGAATGCAGCAGCCCGCAACCGACCTGCTTCGAGGCGAACGCCGCCAGTCCCGCCCACTGGAAGCGATGATCGGCCAGCCATAATTTGGCGTAGGCCGCATTGATGCGCCGATTCCTCTCGCGGTCGTTGCCCTCGAAACTGCCGTTCACTTTCAGGATTTCCTCGGCCTCGGCCTGGAAGGTGCTCCATAGATGCTCGGGCGTGAGGATGGGCACGGCGATGGCCCGCTCCACGGTGGCCCCGGGCCCGACACAGTGATGCAGCTTGCATTCCCGGATCGGCTTGATGTTCCGGTAGACGGGAATGCCGTGGTAGGTGTGCCTGGCGAACCAGGGATTCGGCGCTCCGGGGACATAGCTGGCGGACACGGACGGTCCCGTCTCAGTCGGTGGCTGCATGCGGCTGCACGATGACGCCTGCATCCCGTTCGGTCTCGCTCAAGGGCTCGGTCCAGCCCTTGTGATCGAGCATGCCCTGCGCGCCTGGCAGGTCAAGCCGGTAAGGGAGCCCGGTGATGGCTTCCATGGTCCCCGGATCGATCAGGGCCAGCGGCAGGTCCTCCAGTTCGGGAACATCGAGATCTGCCGCGTTGGCTTGCGCCGCCGCCTGCGCGGCCGCGGCCTCCTGGCCGGCATACCAGTCGCTGTCGATCGATTGGCACATGAAGGCTTGCGAAGCGACCAGGCGCGGCGGCGGCTTGCACTTGCAGATGCACAGGTCGTCGTGCAGGGCGACCTGGCGGCCGTCGATCGATTCGGACAGGCGTGGCCCGTCGGGACGGATCACGCCTTCGGACAGACAGGCGGGGCACCAGCAGCTGTCACCTTCGACGGCCAGCGGCGCGCCGTTGATGGTCTCGAAGCGGCTGCTTGAAGTCACCTTGCCGCCGGCCGTGGTGGGCGCGCCGAGCGTGATGAAATATCTGTTGAGCATGGCGTCCCTGTCCGCACGGCGTGCGCGCAAAGACTCCAATCTATCGATGGACGAGACCGCTTAATTGAGGAAACTCAGGAGTGGTTTGTCGACCTTCGCAGAAGCGACGCCAGCACCTGTTTTGTCCTATGCCTGAAGCGAAAAAGCCTCGGCGATCGACACCAGTTCACCCGTGCCGCCGGCATCGTAGCCGGGCAGGGCGGCCACCAACTTGTGGTAGGAGGGATCGCGCATCAGCTCGAGCAGCTGGCGCATGATCGGTTCGTCGACGGCGTCGCGGCGCAGCGCAAAGTAATAATGCTCGCGCACCAGCGGCAGGAAATCGAGCTTGAACTGGGCGGCCGCGGCACGCATGCCGATGCCGGCGTCGGCCATGCCGCTGGCGATGTAGGCGGCCACCGCCGAATGCGTGAACTCGGCGCTGTTGTAGCCGTTGATGGATTCGAGCGGCGGGCCGTCGGCGGCCAGCATCATCTCCAGCAGCATGCGCGTGCCGGAGCCGGCCTGGCGGTTCACGAAGCGCACCTCGGGGCGCGCCAGGTCGGCCAGGCCGCGCAGGCCGAGCGGATTGCCGCGCGCCGTGATCAGGCCCTGCTCGCGGTCCGCCACGCGCACCAGGCAGTGCTGGTTCGGATCGAGCCAGCGCAGGTACCAGGCGATCGTCTGCGCCTCGAAGCGTCCGAGCGGGATGTGAAAGCCGGCCAGGTCGCATTCGCGCCGGGCCAGCGCGGCGACCGCGTCAGTGCTGGTGCGGTAGCGCAGGTCGAGCGGCAGGGCGTCGCGGTCGATGCAGCCGGTCAGCGCGGCCACCGCGAAGCCGTGACTGGCGTCCATGCGCAGGGTGCGCAGCTTGTTGGCGGTGATGCGCCCCAGTTCCGCTTCCAGCTCCGAGGCCAGGCTGTGCAGGGTCGGCGACAGGCGCGCCGCAATGCGGCGGTCGGCCCAGACCAGCTTCTGCGCCAGCGGCGTCAGGCTCGTGCCGCGTCCGCGCCCCGTCTGCAGCAATTGTTCGCCGAACAGGCTTTCGGCCGAGCGCAGCAAACCCCAGGCATAGCGGTAGGACAGGCCGACACTCTTTGCCGCCTGCGCGATCGACCCGGTGTCCTGGATCGACAGGAGCAAGCCCAGCAGGTCCTTGGTATCGAGCGGGCTCTCGCCCTTGACGCTGATTTCCCAATGTGGACGGATATGAACTTTGAGCATATGCTGAAAATAACCTATTTCGCTGCGAAAAACATCATGTTACCCTCCGCAGGCAATAAAAGATGCCTGATAGATATGCTTAAAAAAGCATATTCAGGAATGATAAAAACCGGAGGGGACAATGGGTTTATTCGATTTTCTAAGTAAAGAGCGCACCATCGCGGGACCGGGCTTCAACCGCTGGCTGGTGCCGCCGGCGGCGCTCGCGATCCACCTGTGCATCGGCATGGCCTACGGCTTCTCGGTGTTCTGGCTGCCGCTGTCGAAAGCGATCGGCATCACCGAGTCGCGCGCCTGCGCGGCCGACATGGGCTTCATGGCCGAGATCTTCTCGACCACCTGCGACTGGAAGATCTCGATGCTCGGCTGGATGTTCACGCTGTTCTTCGTCTTCCTGGGCCTGGCTGCCTGGCTGTTCGGCGGCTGGCTCGAGCACGCCGGCCCGCGCAAGGCCGGTATCGTGTCGGCCGTGTGCTGGTGCGGCGGCCTGGTGATTTCAAGCCTGGGCATCTACACCCACCAGATCTGGCTGATGTGGATCGGTTCCGGCGTGATCGGCGGGATCGGCCTCGGCCTCGGCTACATCTCGCCCGTGTCGACGCTCATCAAATGGTTCCCGGACCGCCGCGGCATGGCGACCGGCATGGCCATCATGGGCTTCGGCGGCGGCGCCATGATCGGCGCCCCGCTGGCCGACAAGCTGATGAAGCATTTTGCTACCGCCACCTCGGTCGGCGTCTGGGAAACCTTCCTGGCCCTGGCCGCGATTTATTTCGTCTTCATGGTAGCGGGCGCACTGACCTACCGCGTGCCTGCCTCGGGCTGGAAGCCTGCGGGCTGGACCCCGCCGGCGCAGACTGCCAACACGATGATCACCGCGCGCCACGTGCACGCCAGCCGCGTCTGGGGCATCCCGCAGTTCTGGCTGATCTGGGGCGTGCTGTTCCTGAACGTCTCGGCCGGCATCGGCATCCTGGGCATGGCCTCGCCGCTGCTGCAGGAAGTCTTCGGCGGCAAGCTGATCGGCGTCGACCTCGGCTTCAACGACCTCGACGCGGCGCAAAAGAGCCAGATCGCGGCGATCGCCGCCGGCTTCACCGGCCTGCTGTCGTTGTTCAACATCGGCGGCCGCTTCGCCTGGGCCTCGTGCTCGGACTACATCGGCCGCAAGGCGACCTATTTCGTGTTCCTGATCCTCGGTTTCTTCCTGTACGTGTCGATTCCGTCGATGGCGCACGCCGGCCAGCTGGCCTTGTTCGTCGGCTTCATTTGTATCATCCTGTCGATGTACGGCGGCGGTTTTTCGACCGTGCCTGCCTACCTGGCCGACCTGTTCGGCACGCAGATGGTGGGCGCGATCCACGGCCGCCTGCTGACGGCCTGGGCCGCGGCCGGTGTGCTGGGTCCGATCCTGATCAACTACATCCGCGAGTACCAGATCGCCCATGGCGTACCGAAGGCGCAAGCCTATGACATCACGATGTACGTGCTGGCCGGCCTGATCGTCGTCGGCATCGTGCTCAACACGATGATCCGCCCGCTGGCCGACAAGCACTTCATGACGGACGCCGAACTGGCGGCCGAGAAGAAGCTGGCGCATGAGCGCGACGTTTCCGCCGCGAGCGGCACCCGCGTCGGCGGCGGCAGCGGCAGCAGTGCCGCCAGCAGCCCGCTGGTCACGGCCTTTGCCTGGCTGGCGGTCGGCATTCCGCTGATGTTCGGCGTGTGGGTGACGCTGCAGAAGGCGGCGGTGCTGTTCAAGTAATCGCTGTTCTGGCGGTGAACGCGTGGGCTCGGGAGCCCACCCTACGGTGCACAACAGTTCGTAGGGTGGAGTCCTGACTCCACGCGGTGCACCGTTCGCAACACCGCGGCATCAACGACCAACCAACGTAATATCGAACAACTGGGACGAATCATGAACCACCCCATCATCCCGATCGCCGTCGCCAACGCCGGCGCCAGCCGCCAGCGCAAACGCGAAGCCCCGAAAGGCCGCCGCGTCGACCCGCAGGCCCTCGCCGAAGTCCAGGCCCTGCTCGGCGGCGCGTCAACCCAGCGCGACCTCCTGATCGAGCACCTGCACAAGATCCAGGACCATTTCGGCTGCCTGTCGAGCGCCCACATGGCCGCGCTCGCGCAAGAAATGCGCCTGGCGCAGACCGAGGTCTACGAGGTCGCCACCTTCTACCACCACTTCGACGTGGTCAAGGAAGGCGAAGCCGCCCCGGCGGCACTGACGGTGCGCGTCTGCGCCGGCCTCTCGTGCGAGATGGCGGGCGCCCGCGAACTGCTGGACAAACTCCCGGCGCTGCTCGGCCGCGAGGTGCGCCTGCTCGAAGCGCCCTGCATCGGCCGCTGCGAACAGGCGCCGGCGGCGGTGGTGGGGCAGCATGCGGTCCCGCATGCGACGGCCGAGAAGGTGGCCGCGAAAGCAGCCGCCGGAGTGACGCCTGACGAGATCCCGGGCCATGCCGACTATGCGACTTACCGCCGCGCCGGCGGCTACCAGCTGCTGCGCGACTGCGTCGCAGGCCTGCGCGACGTCGAACAGGTGATCGGCACGCTGGAAGCCTCCGGCCTGCGCGGCCTGGGCGGCGCCGGTTTCCCACTGGGCCGCAAATGGCGCATCGTGCGTGCCGAGGCCGGCCCGCGCCTGATGGCGATTAACATCGACGAAGGCGAGCCGGGCACCTTCAAAGACCGCGTCTACCTCGAGCGTGACCCGCACCGCTTCCTGGAAGGCGCCCTGATCGCCGCCTGGGCGGTCGGCATCGAGGCCATCTACATTTATTTGCGCGACGAATACCACGGCTGCCGCGCCATGCTGGAAGCCGAGCTCGAAAAACTGCGTCTTGATCCGCCGGTGCAGGGCATGCCGCCGATTCACCTGCGGCGCGGCGCGGGAGCGTACATCTGCGGCGAAGAGTCGGCCATGATCGAATCGATCGAGGGCAAGCGCGGCATGCCGAGATTGCGTCCGCCCTATGTGGCGCAGGTCGGCCTGTTCGGCCGTCCTACGCTGGAACACAATTTCGAGTCCCTGCACTGGGTGCGCGAGATCCTGGAACGCGGCGGCGACTGGTTCGCCAGTTTCGGCCGCAACGGCCGGCGCGGGCTGCGTTCGTTCTCGGTCTCGGGCCGCGTCAAGGAGCCGGGCGTCAAACTCGCCCCGGCCGGCATCACGATCACGGAACTGATCAATGAATACTGCGGCGGCATGCAGGACGGGCACAGTTTCTATGCCTACCTGCCGGGTGGCGCCTCGGGCGGCATCCTGCCGGCCAGCATGGGCGACATCCCGCTCGACTTCGATACGCTGCAGCCCTACGGCTGCTTCATCGGCTCGGCCGCCGTCGTGGTGCTGTCGGATCGCGACAGCGCCAGCGCCGCCGCCCGCAACACGCTCGCCTTCTTCAAGGACGAGTCCTGCGGCCAGTGCACGCCCTGCCGCAACGGCACCGCCAAGGCGCTCGACATCATCAACAAGCCGGTCTGGGACGTGCCGCTGCTGGGCGAACTGTCGCAGGTGATGCGCGACGCGTCGATCTGCGGCCTCGGCCAGGCCGCGCCGAATCCCTTCGACTGCGTCATCAAGTACTTCCCGCACGAGCTGGAGGCAGTGAAATCATGAATGCGATTATCCGTACCGTTTCGTTCGAACTCAATGGCCGTGTCGTCGAGGCGCTGCCGCACGAGACCCTGATCGAGGTCGCAGGCCGCGAGGGCATCGAGATCCCGCGCCTGTGCTACAAGGAAGGCCTGGAGGCCGTCGGCAACTGCCGCTCCTGCATGGTCGAGATCGACGGCGAGCGCGTTCTCGCGCCATCCTGCTGCCGCCACCCGAGCCAGGGCATGAAGGTCAGCACCGACAGCACGCGTGCCGTGTCCGCGCAAAAGATGGTGCTCGAGCTGCTGCTGGCCGACATGCCGGAAGCCGAGTACACGCGCAAGAACGAAGTCGACCTCTGGGCCGAAAAACTCGGCGTCGGCAAGCCGCGCTTCGTTTCCACCCGCCGCCAGCCCCAGATCGATGCGACCCACGCCGCGATCACGGTCAACCTCGATGCCTGCATCCAGTGCACCCGCTGCGTGCGCGCCTGCCGCGACGAGCAGGTCAATGACGTCATCGGCCTGGCATTCCGCGGCGAGAACGCGAAGATCGTGTTCGACCAGGACGACCCGATGGGCGCCTCCACCTGCGTGGCCTGCGGCGAATGCGTGCAGGCCTGCCCGACCGGCGCCCTGATGCCGGCGCGCGAGGTGGCGCTGAACATCCCGGACAAACAGGTCGACTCGGTCTGCC encodes:
- a CDS encoding family 1 glycosylhydrolase yields the protein MNIDKQIQPETATELALWGGLECTVNRVRDNYFSQMERNGHADRVEDIERFASLGIKAIRYPVLWERTAPDGIDSADWSWSDARLPALQRLGVTPIVGLIHHGSGPEHTSLVDPAFPEKLAEYAGAVAQRYPWVEYYTPVNEILTTARFSGLAGVWYPHGKSHATFVRALLHQCKATVLSMRAIRAVNPDAKLVQTDDLSKTYGTPEMAWLANFFNERRWLAWDILCGKVDPEHKLWDYLMGAEATAEELLWFRENPCPPDIIGANYYATSERWLDHRTERYPQDRVHTYDGHLHADIETPRALATPTPGIGPLLMETWERYGLPIAVTEAHIDANREDQLRWLLEIWNAAGKAKAAGADIRAVTVWALLGSYDWNCLVTEWRGYYEPGPFDVRGPQPRPTALANMMRELASGRPLSNPVLQGQGWWRRPGRFFCKPVATRTAVADIAVRSQFKSNHVQPILITGATGTLGSAFARICERRNLAHHVLTRQEMDITDPASVEAAIQRFKPWAIINAGGYVRVDEAELDVEGCMDGNTHGPTVLALACIRHALRFMTFSSDLVFDGAKDTPYVESDPVAPLGVYGRSKAESERRVLEADPQALVIRTSSFFGPWDKHNFVTQALAALKAGQPFTASNDLVVTPTYVPDLVNVSLDLLIDRERGVWHLSNGEAVTWAELARKACAVAGVDPRTLQERPATELGYVAVRPHYSALGSERGMLLPSLDDALGRYLHALEEHAVDDGAMVGEAAHYAR
- the msbA gene encoding lipid A export permease/ATP-binding protein MsbA, which translates into the protein METRTIVKRLLAIVKPYQGRAFFSLLAMAGTAATQPALAKALELLLDKGFGPNKVAFSLWLVPGILISIFALRGVFTFSTAYLNNWVMSRVLNDLRRMVFERVLRLPVARFHEESTGKIINTVIGDVRQVVDMINSVFVAFVRDVLVVLGLLAGLLYLNWALTLIAIVVVPLTAVIVRTTTGRLRRLNRENQRVTAEMTQVVEEATRGHQVIRVFAGERYERKRFEQRSEALRGFSQRMTVAFAATTPITQVATAVAVSVVIVMAIRSDMTVGEFTNFTTMMLMLLTPLKSLAEVNGPMQRGIAAAETVFSMVDAPVEQDSGTRVLGRAAGRLQFEGVTFTYPGAHAPALSNVSLEVEPGQTVALVGVSGGGKSTFVNLVTRFYDPQAGRILLDGVPYEELALASLRAQLAMVSQNVVLFDDTLAANIAYGAERIDYERLAAAVKAAHLTDVVARLPEGVDSMIGENGMRLSGGQRQRVAIARAIYKDAPLLILDEATSALDNESERAVQAALDTLMAGRTTLVIAHRLSTIERADRIVVLEGGRIAEQGTHDELLAANGMYASLYRLQFAATVSA
- a CDS encoding DUF2515 family protein, coding for MTYMAGSQVNRCVGRCPKRHSRAAACNEVALSPSQHAGTGHCQRALDVRQLFPGAGSIRESVEHIARHEQVNIPQKIMYNDLVLQKLLATNQYAWATGFPTGDHEEIKLTLSAECRARTGFTAWFPQNKDAKLWVAEERMQFVKQAAKRFGQLLNSPERPYVEASIRAIAAGGGVA
- a CDS encoding glycosyltransferase family 25 protein codes for the protein MKIFVISLPSSLERRALVAQKLGERKLPFAFIDAVDGRVDHHPYLQRYDEKSFLVHRRRKAAPGELGCYVSHLLAWEKCVALGEPIVVLEDDFQLTPDFEAGLAYLERFADRVSFVRLEPLEKHTVLTSDKGERFSLVKQLDVGMCMTGYVITPRGAQRLLEHAATIRAPIDLFLKYTFDHGELIHAIVPHGVYPTHEDSVIGIDVRNQREKGTLLGLKRFAYKTFYRFANLFTNLANGLRRF